The following are encoded together in the Panicum virgatum strain AP13 chromosome 6K, P.virgatum_v5, whole genome shotgun sequence genome:
- the LOC120712055 gene encoding exopolygalacturonase-like: MTTWKTACGTAGAVTVVVPAGIYHIGPVQFHGPCKASTITFQLQGTLKAATDLKQFGNDWIEFGWVNGLTVAGGTIDGQGAASWPFNKCPVRKDCKVLPTSVLFVNNQNTVVKDLTSVNPKFFHIALLSCKSIKMSGLQISAPSNSPNTDGIHIERSAGVSITDTNIATGDDCISVGQGNDNVDVARVQCGPGHGMSVGSLGRYAGEGDVTRVHIRDMTFTGTMNGVRIKTWENSPTKSNAAHMVFENLVMNDVQNPIIIDQKYCPYYNCEHKYVSGVTITDIQFKNIKGTATTQVAVLLRCGVPCQGLVLQDVNLRYKGQGTVSSKCENAKAKYVGVQLPKPCP, from the exons ATGACGACATGGAAGACGGCGTGCGGGACGGCCGGCGCCGTGACGGTGGTGGTGCCGGCGGGGATCTACCATATCGGCCCGGTGCAGTTCCACGGCCCCTGCAAGGCATCCACCATCACCTTCCAGCTGCAG GGCACGCTCAAGGCCGCGACGGACCTGAAGCAGTTCGGCAACGACTGGATCGAGTTCGGGTGGGTGAACGGGCtcaccgtcgccggcggcacCATCGACGGCCAGGGCGCCGCGTCCTGGCCCTTCAACAAGTGCCCCGTCCGCAAGGACTGCAAAGTCCTGCCCACA AGCGTGCTGTTCGTCAACAACCAGAACACGGTTGTGAAGGACCTGACGTCGGTGAACCCCAAGTTCTTCCACATCGCGCTGCTGTCCTGCAAGAGCATCAAAATGTCGGGGCTCCAGATCAGCGCGCCGTCCAACAGCCCCAACACCGACGGCATCCACATCGAGCGCAGCGCCGGCGTGTCCATCACGGACACCAACATCGCCACCGGCGACGACTGCATCTCCGTCGGCCAGGGCAACGACAACGTCGACGTGGCCCGCGTGCAGTGCGGCCCGGGCCACGGCATGAGCGTCGGCAGCCTGGGGCGCTACGCCGGCGAGGGCGACGTCACGCGCGTGCACATCCGGGACATGACCTTCACGGGCACCATGAACGGCGTCCGCATCAAGACGTGGGAGAACTCGCCCACCAAGAGCAACGCAGCGCACATGGTCTTCGAGAACCTCGTCATGAACGACGTCCAGAACCCCATCATCATCGACCAGAAGTACTGCCCCTACTACAACTGCGAGCACAAG TACGTGTCCGGGGTGACCATCACCGACATCCAGTTCAAGAACATCAAGGGCACGGCGACGACGCAGGTGGCCGTGCTGCTCAGGTGCGGCGTGCCGTGCCAGGGCCTGGTGCTGCAGGACGTGAACCTCAGGTACAAAGGGCAGGGCACCGTGTCGTCCAAGTGCGAGAACGCCAAGGCCAAGTACGTCGGCGTGCAGCTACCCAAGCCCTGCCCCTAG